The genomic interval GCCTTTACTAAAGAGGCGTTTGAAATAAGTATTTTCCATCCCTATCTTTAAGGTTATTTAAACGCCAATCATAAATAAGTTTTGTAGTTGACGGAATAGTTTTCCGATTTTTATCAATATACAATTGATAAATTGGAGCATTGTTTATCTTCACGGACGAATCTGCTTTGTACCCCATGAACAGTTCAGGATATATGCACTTTCTGCTTACCCTATCAAGAAGAACATCTCAAATGAGAGAGTGAGGATTGTTGAAATAACAATAAGTGTTGGGTTAATATTAACTATGGAGATAACATGCATAAAAGAATAACCTCTGATCCGGAAATTTGTGGCGGAGATCCCTGCATAAAAGGTACTCGCATCCCTGTACATACGATATTAAGCCATCTTGCTGCTGGCGATGATAATAATACTGTCCTAGAAAACTTTCCTCGTCTATCAATTGAAGACATAAAAGCTTGTCTTAAGTACGCTTCTTATTTGGCAACAGAAAAAGAGATTGCTGTTCTATGAAAGTTGTGTTGATGAAAGCGTCAGCTATGGTATTGCGTCTTATCTAAGAAATGAGGGATACAATGTAATTGCGATTGCAGAAAAAGAAACATCCGGATTAAAAGATTCAGATGTTTTTCAAA from candidate division KSB1 bacterium carries:
- a CDS encoding DUF433 domain-containing protein; translation: MHKRITSDPEICGGDPCIKGTRIPVHTILSHLAAGDDNNTVLENFPRLSIEDIKACLKYASYLATEKEIAVL